One genomic segment of Pseudomonadota bacterium includes these proteins:
- the ccoP gene encoding cytochrome-c oxidase, cbb3-type subunit III: protein MTRAHSLFIIALTVANIAGALWLLWWTRRSHGESVPGSLTTGHTWDGDLQELNNPLPRWWLWLFIVTVAFGGCYLALYPGLGSWQGTLAWTSHGEHAADAAANALRIEKTLSRFAKADLPQLMNDPAALGIGRNLFLHNCAACHGSDGGGTPGFPNLTDHDWLWGGDPDTVVATISAGRNGVMPAWGDALGSSGVENVLDYVFSLQGRKLEAGDLAAGKTIFAQMCAACHGADGKGNVAMGTPNLTDGIWLHGGALATVRDSIAKGRSGAMPPHAARLGETRVKLLAAYVLSLSAPPAQAAQVNSESAAR from the coding sequence ATGACGCGCGCGCACAGCCTGTTCATCATCGCGCTGACGGTGGCGAACATCGCCGGCGCCCTGTGGCTTTTGTGGTGGACGCGCCGTTCGCATGGCGAGAGCGTGCCGGGCTCCCTCACCACCGGCCACACCTGGGATGGCGACCTGCAGGAACTGAACAATCCGCTGCCGCGGTGGTGGCTGTGGCTGTTCATCGTCACCGTCGCCTTCGGCGGTTGTTACCTCGCGTTGTATCCCGGGCTCGGCAGCTGGCAGGGCACGCTCGCCTGGACCTCGCATGGTGAACACGCAGCGGATGCGGCCGCGAATGCGCTGCGCATCGAGAAGACGCTGTCGCGGTTTGCGAAAGCCGACCTGCCGCAGCTCATGAACGACCCGGCCGCGCTCGGCATCGGCCGCAATCTGTTCCTCCACAACTGCGCCGCCTGTCATGGGTCGGATGGCGGCGGCACTCCTGGTTTCCCGAATCTCACCGATCATGACTGGTTGTGGGGCGGCGATCCCGACACGGTCGTCGCGACCATCTCCGCTGGACGCAATGGTGTCATGCCCGCGTGGGGCGACGCGCTCGGATCGAGTGGCGTCGAGAACGTGCTCGACTACGTGTTCAGCCTGCAGGGACGCAAGCTCGAAGCCGGCGATCTCGCCGCCGGCAAGACGATCTTCGCGCAGATGTGCGCCGCCTGCCACGGCGCGGATGGCAAGGGCAATGTCGCGATGGGCACGCCCAATCTGACCGACGGAATCTGGCTGCACGGCGGCGCGCTCGCCACCGTGCGCGATTCCATTGCGAAAGGACGCAGCGGCGCCATGCCGCCGCACGCCGCCAGGCTTGGCGAAACGCGCGTGAAACTGCTCGCGGCGTACGTGTTGTCATTGAGCGCGCCGCCCGCCCAGGCGGCACAGGTGAATAGTGAGTCCGCCGCGCGTTAA
- a CDS encoding cbb3-type cytochrome c oxidase subunit 3 yields MDIGMFRGLVTAVLLGLFVWLVVWAFGKSRRQAFDAAARLPLEDEEQSGS; encoded by the coding sequence ATGGATATCGGAATGTTTCGCGGCCTCGTGACCGCGGTGCTGCTCGGGCTGTTCGTCTGGCTGGTCGTCTGGGCATTCGGCAAGTCGCGGCGCCAGGCCTTCGACGCTGCGGCGCGCCTGCCGCTCGAAGACGAGGAGCAGAGCGGATCATGA
- the ccoO gene encoding cytochrome-c oxidase, cbb3-type subunit II: MQFSHETVEKKVSWLGVWIALVISIGGLVEIVPLFLSSETSTPAPGIEPYAALALEGRDIYIREGCYNCHSQMIRPLRAETERYGHYSLAGESVYDHPFQFGSKRTGPDLARVGARYSDEWHRAHLTNPRDVVPESNMPAYAWLAEARVDADGTAGKMRALRRVGVPYTDVQIAAAADAVRDKTEMDALIAYLQGLGTAAANW; encoded by the coding sequence GTGCAATTCAGCCACGAGACGGTCGAGAAGAAGGTCTCCTGGCTCGGCGTGTGGATCGCGCTCGTCATCAGCATCGGCGGCTTGGTGGAGATCGTGCCGCTGTTCCTGTCGAGTGAAACGTCCACGCCCGCGCCGGGCATCGAGCCTTATGCGGCGCTCGCACTCGAGGGGCGCGACATTTACATCCGCGAGGGCTGTTACAACTGCCATTCGCAGATGATCCGCCCGCTGCGCGCCGAGACCGAGCGATACGGACACTACTCGCTGGCCGGCGAGAGCGTCTACGACCATCCGTTCCAGTTCGGCTCGAAGCGCACCGGTCCGGACCTCGCGCGCGTCGGCGCGCGCTACAGCGATGAATGGCATCGCGCGCACCTGACGAATCCGCGCGACGTCGTGCCCGAATCGAACATGCCGGCGTATGCGTGGCTCGCCGAGGCCCGGGTGGATGCGGATGGCACAGCCGGAAAAATGCGCGCGCTGCGCAGGGTCGGCGTCCCGTACACGGATGTGCAGATCGCGGCGGCGGCCGATGCCGTGCGCGACAAGACCGAAATGGACGCGCTGATTGCCTATCTACAAGGCCTCGGCACCGCCGCGGCGAACTGGTGA
- the ccoN gene encoding cytochrome-c oxidase, cbb3-type subunit I, with product MNSPVAAAAPGAPTYNDKAIRQFAVMTIVWGIVGMAVGAVIAAQLIWPDLNLGPWLSYGRLRPLHTNAVIFAFGGCALFATSYYIVQRTCHVGLFGGDKLAAFTFWGWQAVIVLAAITLPAGMTSGKEYAELEWPIDILIAVVWVTYAVVFLGTLVKRRVSHIYVANWFFAAFIITVAVLHIVNSAEIPVSMTKSYSIYAGTVDAMVQWWYGHNAVGFFLTAGFLGMMYYFVPKQAGRPVYSYRLSIVHFWALISIYMWAGPHHLHYTTLPDWAQSLGMVFSLILLAPSWGGMINGLMTLSGAWHKLRTDPILKFMVVALSFYGMSTFEGPMMSIKTVNALSHYTDWTIGHVHSGALGWVAMITIACIYSMWPKLVGKKEMWSTRLIDWHFWSTTIGVVLYVAAMWIAGVMQGLMWRATNDDGSLTYSFVEALNATYPYYAVRLLGGVMVLSGMFLMAYNAWKTAGSQSRVPAVAIPEPV from the coding sequence ATGAATTCTCCCGTCGCCGCGGCTGCTCCCGGCGCGCCTACCTACAACGACAAGGCCATCCGGCAATTCGCCGTGATGACCATCGTGTGGGGGATCGTCGGCATGGCGGTCGGCGCGGTGATCGCCGCGCAGCTCATCTGGCCCGATCTCAATCTCGGCCCGTGGCTTTCCTACGGCCGCCTGCGGCCGCTGCACACCAACGCGGTGATATTCGCGTTCGGCGGCTGTGCGCTGTTCGCCACTTCCTATTACATCGTGCAACGCACCTGTCACGTGGGGCTGTTCGGCGGCGACAAACTTGCCGCATTCACGTTCTGGGGATGGCAGGCGGTCATCGTGCTCGCCGCGATCACGCTGCCGGCCGGCATGACGAGCGGCAAGGAGTACGCGGAGCTCGAATGGCCCATCGACATCCTCATCGCAGTGGTGTGGGTCACGTACGCCGTCGTGTTCCTGGGCACGCTGGTCAAGCGCCGCGTTTCGCACATCTACGTCGCGAACTGGTTTTTCGCCGCGTTCATCATCACAGTCGCGGTGCTGCACATCGTCAACAGCGCCGAGATCCCGGTGTCGATGACGAAGTCGTATTCCATCTACGCCGGCACCGTCGACGCGATGGTGCAGTGGTGGTACGGGCACAATGCGGTGGGCTTTTTCCTGACGGCGGGTTTCCTCGGCATGATGTATTACTTCGTGCCCAAGCAGGCCGGCCGGCCTGTCTACTCGTACCGCCTGTCGATCGTGCATTTCTGGGCGCTCATCTCCATCTACATGTGGGCCGGCCCGCATCACCTGCACTACACCACGCTGCCCGACTGGGCGCAGTCGCTGGGCATGGTGTTCTCGCTGATCCTGCTCGCGCCGTCCTGGGGCGGCATGATCAACGGCCTCATGACGCTGTCGGGCGCCTGGCACAAGCTGCGCACGGATCCGATCCTCAAGTTCATGGTCGTCGCGCTGTCGTTCTACGGCATGTCGACGTTCGAGGGTCCGATGATGTCGATCAAGACGGTCAACGCGCTGTCTCACTACACCGACTGGACCATCGGTCACGTGCACTCCGGCGCGCTCGGCTGGGTGGCGATGATCACCATCGCCTGCATCTACTCCATGTGGCCGAAACTCGTCGGCAAGAAGGAGATGTGGAGCACGCGGCTCATCGACTGGCACTTCTGGAGCACGACCATCGGCGTGGTGCTGTACGTCGCGGCGATGTGGATCGCGGGCGTCATGCAGGGCCTCATGTGGCGCGCCACGAACGATGATGGCTCGCTGACCTACTCGTTCGTCGAAGCCCTGAACGCCACCTATCCTTACTACGCGGTGCGTTTGTTAGGCGGTGTCATGGTGCTGTCGGGCATGTTCCTGATGGCCTACAACGCCTGGAAGACAGCCGGCAGCCAGTCCCGCGTGCCCGCCGTGGCGATTCCGGAGCCCGTATGA
- a CDS encoding ATP-binding protein produces the protein MLTSSLVRGVLDALPDAMVIIDPSGNILFANAQVEALFGFPSADIVGGPVEVLLPERFRHRHVGHRTNYTGNVRVRPMGAGLDLFATRKDGSEFPVEISLSPLRMGEETMVAAAIRDVSERKRVEQALTEARRDAEHANLAKSRFLATASHDLRQPLQTLGLLTGALRRMVTDADSRDVVEQQEQAVDAMSRLINALLDISKLESGAIKLEPTDFELAPLFEELRREFASVAASKGLRFATDSPHERTHSDPALIGQVLRNLVSNALKYTHSGSIELRSERTGSKLRVEVRDTGVGIAADQLPHIFEEFYQIGVSPNSSRQGYGLGLSIVQRIAKLLDLNVHVRSTPGQGSVFTFELPVAQHSPASTPASGESTTGDVEASGAFRLLLVEDEPGVRNAMRMLFKIEGFHVTAVAGAAEALALLQEHPDFDLLVTDFHLEAERTGTEVISAARAVLGHSMKAILVTGDTSSVVRELQADANLRIASKPVNSKELLSLVRSLLAE, from the coding sequence ATGCTGACTTCCTCGCTCGTGCGCGGCGTGCTCGATGCATTGCCGGACGCCATGGTGATCATCGACCCCTCGGGCAACATCCTCTTCGCGAACGCGCAGGTCGAAGCATTGTTCGGTTTCCCGAGCGCCGACATCGTCGGCGGACCCGTGGAAGTGTTGTTGCCGGAGCGCTTCCGTCACCGGCACGTGGGGCATCGGACGAACTACACCGGCAATGTGCGGGTCCGCCCCATGGGCGCGGGCCTCGACCTGTTCGCAACCCGCAAGGACGGCAGCGAGTTTCCGGTGGAGATCAGCCTGAGTCCGCTCAGGATGGGTGAGGAAACCATGGTGGCCGCGGCCATCCGCGACGTCAGCGAACGCAAACGCGTCGAGCAGGCGCTGACCGAAGCACGCCGCGACGCCGAACACGCGAACCTCGCCAAGAGCCGCTTTCTAGCCACGGCCAGCCACGATCTGCGCCAGCCCCTGCAGACGCTCGGCCTCCTCACAGGCGCGTTGCGGCGCATGGTCACCGACGCAGATTCGCGCGACGTGGTCGAACAGCAGGAACAGGCGGTCGACGCCATGTCGCGCCTCATCAACGCGTTGCTCGACATCAGCAAGCTCGAATCCGGCGCCATCAAACTGGAGCCGACCGACTTCGAGCTCGCACCGCTGTTCGAGGAGCTGCGGCGCGAGTTCGCGAGCGTCGCCGCGAGCAAGGGGCTGCGCTTCGCGACGGATTCGCCCCACGAGCGCACGCATTCGGATCCGGCGCTCATCGGCCAGGTGCTGCGCAACCTCGTCTCCAACGCCCTCAAGTACACGCATTCGGGCTCGATCGAGCTGCGCAGCGAGCGCACGGGGTCGAAGCTGCGCGTCGAAGTCCGCGACACCGGCGTCGGTATCGCGGCCGACCAGCTGCCGCACATATTCGAGGAGTTCTATCAGATCGGGGTATCACCCAACAGCTCGCGGCAGGGCTACGGCCTCGGCCTGTCGATCGTGCAGCGCATCGCCAAACTACTCGATCTGAACGTGCACGTACGCTCGACGCCCGGGCAGGGATCGGTATTCACGTTCGAATTGCCGGTGGCGCAGCACTCACCGGCATCGACGCCGGCAAGCGGCGAATCCACAACCGGCGACGTGGAAGCCAGCGGCGCATTCAGGCTGCTGCTGGTGGAAGACGAACCCGGCGTGCGTAATGCCATGCGCATGTTGTTCAAAATCGAGGGATTTCACGTCACCGCCGTCGCTGGCGCCGCCGAGGCGCTGGCCCTGCTCCAGGAGCACCCCGATTTCGATCTGCTCGTCACGGATTTTCATCTCGAAGCGGAACGGACCGGCACCGAGGTGATTTCCGCTGCCCGCGCCGTGCTCGGCCATTCGATGAAGGCCATTCTCGTGACGGGCGACACATCGTCGGTGGTGCGCGAGCTGCAGGCCGACGCCAACCTGCGCATCGCGAGCAAACCGGTCAATTCAAAGGAGTTGCTCTCGCTCGTCAGGTCGCTGCTCGCCGAGTGA
- a CDS encoding universal stress protein, with the protein MEKLTRILAVADKVEDGAVLLEKAVALARRFGAHIELLLHESLHAQAFATLCSTLHYDEVTLSSMPRGAGPLHEAVLRHALATHPDLIMKAACGSHPLRRWTLGESDFRLTSESLSPVLLLRHRAWSNPARFAAAVDVADDASAEQARAILQTAGFIALGCGAQMDILYSERERVDERVRMARAVKLARLVREFHVGCERIELYDGMPESTLPAIATARRYDVLVLGARSHQPARKALFGTTTSQMADATEGDVLLVNAPLRELKAARAAFSLGEQRPDEREQLL; encoded by the coding sequence ATGGAGAAGCTCACGCGAATCCTGGCGGTCGCCGACAAAGTCGAAGACGGTGCCGTCCTGCTCGAGAAGGCGGTGGCGCTGGCGCGCCGCTTCGGCGCGCACATCGAGCTGCTGCTGCACGAATCCCTGCATGCGCAGGCCTTTGCGACGCTGTGCTCCACGCTGCACTACGACGAAGTCACGCTGTCGAGCATGCCGCGCGGCGCCGGTCCGCTGCACGAAGCGGTGCTGCGGCATGCGCTCGCCACACATCCGGACCTGATCATGAAGGCGGCCTGCGGCTCGCATCCGCTGCGGCGCTGGACGCTGGGCGAAAGCGACTTCCGCCTCACCAGCGAAAGTCTGTCTCCCGTGCTGCTGCTGCGGCACAGGGCCTGGTCGAATCCCGCGCGTTTTGCCGCTGCGGTGGACGTGGCAGACGACGCATCGGCGGAGCAGGCGCGCGCCATCCTGCAGACGGCGGGTTTCATCGCGCTCGGCTGCGGCGCGCAGATGGACATCCTCTACAGCGAGCGGGAACGGGTCGACGAGCGCGTGCGCATGGCGCGCGCAGTCAAGCTGGCGCGGCTGGTGCGTGAATTCCACGTCGGTTGCGAACGCATCGAGCTGTACGACGGCATGCCCGAATCGACACTTCCCGCAATCGCCACGGCACGACGCTACGACGTGCTCGTGCTGGGAGCGCGCTCGCATCAACCGGCCCGCAAGGCGCTGTTCGGCACGACCACGAGCCAGATGGCCGATGCCACGGAAGGCGACGTGCTGCTCGTCAACGCGCCGCTGCGCGAGCTCAAGGCCGCGCGCGCCGCGTTCTCACTCGGCGAGCAGCGACCTGACGAGCGAGAGCAACTCCTTTGA
- a CDS encoding response regulator: MNDDAATVMVVDDDAGVRNAMRVLLKSVGLNSTLFASAREFLASYQPSQQGCLVLDIRMPGMSGLELQQQLNLRGAVIPVIFMSGHADIPMAVEAMQHGAFDFLQKPFRDQDLLDRIQRAITKHAELRKSLGEHARIKAHLGELTPREREVLDLLTQGLQNKAIAQKLSVSPRTVEIHRARVMEKMDAHSVAELVRMMMDLDHAAAR, from the coding sequence ATGAACGACGACGCAGCGACCGTCATGGTGGTGGACGATGACGCCGGCGTGCGCAACGCCATGCGTGTATTGCTCAAGTCGGTCGGATTGAACAGCACCTTGTTTGCGTCGGCGCGGGAATTCCTGGCGTCCTATCAACCTTCCCAGCAGGGTTGCCTGGTGCTCGATATCCGCATGCCGGGCATGAGCGGGCTCGAATTGCAGCAGCAGCTCAACCTGCGCGGCGCCGTCATCCCGGTGATCTTCATGTCCGGCCACGCGGACATCCCGATGGCCGTCGAGGCCATGCAGCACGGCGCCTTCGATTTCCTGCAGAAGCCGTTCCGCGACCAGGACCTGCTGGATCGCATCCAGCGGGCGATCACCAAACACGCCGAGCTGCGCAAGTCGCTCGGAGAGCACGCGCGGATCAAGGCCCATCTCGGCGAGCTGACGCCGCGCGAACGCGAGGTGCTGGATCTGCTCACGCAGGGACTGCAGAACAAGGCCATCGCGCAGAAACTGTCGGTCAGTCCGCGTACCGTCGAAATTCACCGCGCGCGCGTCATGGAAAAGATGGATGCGCATTCCGTCGCAGAGCTCGTGCGCATGATGATGGATCTCGATCACGCCGCCGCGCGGTGA
- a CDS encoding c-type cytochrome yields MKTFALSAYLALLLPVLACAASTAQRELAGALRATPDAANGEALFDHCASCHGADGGGQSDGSTPRIAGQHFRVLVKQLVDFRSGKRWDFRMEGAAEQHHLAGPQDIADVAAYVSKLTRPGTRGIGSGEFAALGSQLYADQCASCHGAAAEGNAQRSVPRLAGQHYGYLMRQMYDAVDGRRPALPRLHSQRIAPLDFEQVRALADYLSRIGWQSGEPLQP; encoded by the coding sequence ATGAAAACTTTCGCCCTGAGCGCGTACCTTGCCCTGTTGTTGCCTGTCCTTGCTTGCGCCGCGTCCACGGCGCAACGGGAGCTCGCAGGCGCGTTGCGCGCGACCCCCGACGCAGCCAACGGTGAGGCGCTGTTCGATCATTGCGCCTCGTGCCATGGCGCCGACGGGGGCGGGCAATCGGACGGATCTACGCCGCGCATCGCGGGGCAGCACTTCCGCGTACTCGTCAAACAACTGGTGGATTTCCGCTCCGGCAAACGCTGGGATTTCCGCATGGAGGGCGCGGCCGAGCAGCACCATCTCGCCGGCCCACAGGACATCGCCGACGTCGCCGCGTACGTGAGCAAACTGACGCGGCCGGGAACGCGCGGCATCGGCAGCGGGGAATTCGCTGCGCTGGGGAGCCAGCTGTACGCGGACCAGTGCGCGTCTTGCCACGGCGCCGCGGCCGAAGGAAATGCGCAGCGCAGCGTGCCGCGCCTTGCCGGCCAGCACTATGGCTACCTGATGCGGCAGATGTACGACGCGGTGGATGGCCGCCGCCCCGCATTGCCGCGGCTGCATTCGCAGCGCATCGCGCCGCTCGACTTCGAGCAGGTACGCGCGCTCGCGGACTATCTGTCCCGCATCGGCTGGCAGAGCGGCGAACCTCTGCAGCCCTGA
- a CDS encoding acetate/propionate family kinase: MRVLAINCGSSSIKCAVVDSGSAANGFGLRIEDIGRDSAALVIGDVRRALSAQLDIAAAIDTALAELQQRWMDFGRIDAVVHRVVHGGELFTAPTLVDDEMLAQLTALERLAPLHNPPAILAIRRARALFANVPQIAVFDTAFHGTLPRRAREYALPAELRARFGIRRFGFHGISHGDVGTRVAAHLSRQPQEMRVISCHLGSGASVAAIEYGRSVETSMGMTPLEGLVMGSRAGDLDPGIVLELSREFPRADLEQLLNRRAGLTGLAGTDDLREIERRAGEGDEECRLAIGLYTHRIRKYLGAYAAVMGGVDAIAFTGGVGEHSALVRHRCMQRMGFLGAVLDEAHNRDARIDAHRPILDIARHDSQVRILVVRANEEAAMAAAAAQLLTSLPRPAVNLRIPIAVSARHAHLTQASLDRLFGPGYVLQPKTALSQTGQFSAQETVRVIGPRGALPHVRLMGPPRAHDQVEVSRSDEFILGIDAPVRISGDLANSPGATLEGPHGTITLSQGVICARRHIHMNPADAQRFGIADCDSVSVRIDSDGRDLRFDDVSVRVSPAFTLELHLDTDEANAAGVQPGSTAELIPARR, from the coding sequence ATGCGCGTGCTCGCCATCAATTGCGGCAGTTCGTCGATCAAGTGCGCCGTGGTAGACAGCGGTTCGGCCGCGAACGGTTTCGGCCTTCGCATCGAGGACATCGGCCGCGACTCGGCGGCGCTGGTCATCGGCGATGTGCGCCGCGCACTGTCGGCGCAGCTCGATATCGCCGCCGCGATCGATACCGCACTCGCGGAGCTGCAGCAGCGCTGGATGGATTTCGGCCGGATCGACGCCGTCGTACACCGGGTCGTGCACGGCGGTGAACTCTTCACGGCGCCGACCCTGGTCGACGATGAAATGCTCGCGCAGCTCACCGCGCTCGAACGGCTGGCGCCACTGCACAATCCGCCGGCGATCCTGGCAATCCGGCGCGCGCGCGCGTTGTTCGCCAATGTCCCGCAGATCGCGGTGTTCGACACGGCCTTCCACGGCACGCTGCCGCGCCGCGCACGCGAGTACGCGCTGCCCGCGGAGCTGCGTGCGCGCTTCGGCATCCGCCGCTTCGGCTTCCACGGGATCAGCCATGGCGACGTCGGCACGCGCGTGGCCGCGCATCTGTCGCGGCAGCCGCAAGAGATGCGCGTGATCTCCTGCCATCTCGGCAGCGGCGCCAGCGTCGCGGCGATCGAATACGGTCGCAGCGTCGAGACCAGCATGGGCATGACCCCACTCGAGGGCCTCGTGATGGGAAGCCGTGCTGGCGACCTGGACCCCGGCATCGTGCTCGAACTTTCGCGCGAGTTTCCACGCGCCGATCTCGAGCAGTTGCTCAACAGGCGCGCGGGACTCACCGGCCTCGCGGGCACCGATGATCTGCGTGAAATCGAGCGGCGCGCTGGCGAAGGGGATGAAGAGTGCCGGCTCGCGATCGGTCTCTACACGCACCGCATCCGCAAATACCTGGGCGCGTACGCGGCAGTGATGGGCGGCGTCGATGCGATCGCCTTCACGGGCGGTGTCGGCGAACACAGCGCGCTCGTCCGGCACCGTTGCATGCAGCGCATGGGTTTTCTCGGCGCGGTGCTCGACGAAGCACACAATCGCGACGCGCGCATCGATGCGCACCGGCCCATCCTCGACATTGCGCGCCACGATTCGCAGGTTCGCATCCTGGTCGTGCGTGCGAACGAAGAAGCGGCGATGGCTGCCGCCGCCGCGCAGCTCCTGACCTCACTGCCGCGGCCCGCGGTGAACCTGCGCATTCCGATCGCCGTGTCCGCGCGACACGCGCACCTGACGCAGGCGAGCCTGGACCGGCTGTTCGGGCCGGGTTACGTGTTGCAACCGAAAACTGCGTTGTCCCAGACCGGGCAGTTCTCCGCGCAGGAGACCGTCCGCGTGATCGGTCCGCGCGGCGCGCTGCCGCACGTGCGCCTGATGGGCCCGCCGCGTGCGCATGACCAGGTGGAAGTCTCGCGCAGCGACGAATTCATTCTCGGGATCGACGCCCCGGTGCGGATATCGGGCGATCTCGCCAATTCACCCGGCGCGACTCTCGAAGGGCCACACGGCACCATCACGCTTTCGCAGGGCGTGATCTGCGCGCGCCGACACATCCACATGAACCCGGCCGATGCGCAGCGGTTCGGAATCGCCGACTGCGACTCCGTCTCGGTGCGCATCGACAGCGACGGCCGCGACCTGCGATTCGACGACGTGAGCGTGCGCGTATCTCCGGCGTTCACGCTGGAATTGCATCTCGATACGGACGAAGCGAATGCGGCCGGCGTGCAACCCGGCTCGACGGCCGAGCTGATCCCCGCCCGGCGATAG